CTTGACCCGCCAGTGATAGCCGTTTGTACATTATCAATGGTGTAGCCCTCAGCTAGACTATTGTGCGGGAAGTTATCGATCAGATCGTCTTTCTCAATGATGGGAAGTTTCGCAATATCTTTAACACCTTTGATCTGATCAATATCCACACCATGGCTATCATATTTAGCGCGATACATGGGTACATTGTTATAGGCATGGCGTACCATTTTGACAAACTTTTCATCTTTAAGTTTATTCAGCTCGTCACGATTAAGTGTTTGATTATACTTTAATTCTTGCCATATTTTGTAGCCATCAATTGATAGCTTTTCTAATTCTTTTGTCGTGAAATCTCTCATTTTTTATCAATTCCTTTAAGTTGATAGATAGCAGCTAAATAACGGCTTATATGTTTTGTGATTAATTCTGAGTTTGAGGCATGACGTAAAACTAAGGCTTGCCAATGGCTGAGGTTGCACAGCGAGTAATCGATTTGTCTGTCGCCATCAACAGCACTACAACTAAACTCAAAATGATTCAGGACATCTTGACCAAAAAAGCCGTGGCTACTAATAAACTCGCGAGGATCCTGATTATGATCATACTTACCGTTATGCAATTCAATCGCTAATAGTAATTCGATCATGTCTTTGGTTACTTGATTACCAAGCGACCCCAATGAGATTAACCTAATGTCGTCCGCCTGCTCATGTTTGGCCATATCTTGCGTTAGAGAATCTAGTAACTGAGCACTGTGTGAAGATTGATTGATCCCAGCTCGGCACATTTGAGCGATGCAGTCTTGCTCAAAACACGTTGAAAATAGTGAATCAAGTGTAGATCTAGCAACATCTTCTTTAGTGATGAAGCCAAACTGGCTTGGATGTGCGCAAAGCTCCAATTCAGCGCGGGTGTAAACGGTACTGTCTCCACAGCCAATAATGTGTGCCTTGTCTGTGGCTTCATACCCGATCAAAGCTCTCGGGATGGTCAGGCCGACAGATGCATGTGCGCTTTCATGTAAGTTAATCAACAGTTGGTGTAATGCGCCGTTAAAATAGATTTTCCACAACAGCAGATCTCCGCCACTGATAGTGGATAACCCGTGTCGGTAAGGGCAACTAACGCCCAAACCACCCGCACCACCACTGGACACCTTTTGAATGCGCTTTACGCCATGTGCAAAGGCTGCTTTTAAGCAATTAAAATAAGCAAACATCATTTCAGAGGCCTGCTCGAGTGACGTATTTTTAAATATCGGCACCAATATATTGCCAACTGGCAAGCAATCAATGATGTAATCGGGTTTTAGCGTTTGAATTAGCGCCGATAACCTGTCAAAACCTTCATTGCAGAAGATGTCAAAATGAATGATATCGACGCAGTCTTCTTGGCCCAGCTCTTTTGTCAAAGCAGTGCGCCGATGCATAGACTTACAATGCAGCGTTAACTTTTCCACGCTGTGATTCATTAGCAATCTTTGTGCACAGGCCTGCCCGACTTCCCCACATCCCAGTATCAACACATTCATATCATGCCACCTTGCAAATCCACACATAACTGTTATCAACAGCAAGTGGGATCTCTTTGGTGATACTCAAACGACTATTATCAAAAATAGACATATAATCTGCGCGGGTACGCGGGATCAATCCTTGTAGTCGATGAATATAATCAAATCCCTTTGAGAATATGTTATTAACTTCATTTGGCTTTTCACCAGTCACCGTATCGAAAATAACGATGTATTTTAGGTTTGGAAAAATCTCGCGATAGTTATTCAATAAGCGCTCTAATCGCTCGTTTGGTTCAATATGGTGTGTAAAGAAGGTAAACATAATGGCTTCGATATCTTCATGTTGACCTTCAATTTTGGTGATATCTTGTTGTTTAAATTCCACGCCATCGATCCCTGATTTGGCGAGGTTTTGATTCGCTAATGCAACCGCATTGGCATCCATGTCCATACCTATTCCCTTTAAACCAAAATTTCGGCAAAGCTTGATTAATCTGAGCCCTGCGCCACACCCCATGTCACACAGCGTGCCCGTTAATTCGAGCTCAGCAACCACTTGATCTAATTGCTTATCAATGAATGATGAGCCAATTTCCGCAGAGTGCTTTGCAACACTGCCGCCATCATAGGGAATACGATCAAGCTCCCCATCAAACATACGCTCTTGTTCACTGAGTAAATCTCGATACGCATACAGCCAAAGTTTAAATATCGGGACTTTCTTTTTAATCTTTTCACGACTTACCAATAACTGGTATTGCTCTTGCTCAGCTGAAAAAATACCGCCTTCACAAAGCGAGTTGAGAATTGCGTCTAAATACGACCCTTTGTCTTTATATACTTCCTTCAATAAATGTGCACTGACACTGTCATTTTCATCTAGGTGCTCAAAAAGCCCCATATGCTCTGCAAGCATTAATGCCTTACTGGTAATACAGCCAGAAAATGCAATATCAAGATTGTCATAAGCGCCCATGGCGACTCCTTTCATGTTGTTTAATATTGTCCACCGCTTTAGCAAGCAAAGCCTGTATTGCTTCTCGCGACTGCGCAGCAATATGCGTCGTTGCCATGAACACAGAAGGCTCTAAGGACAACAACCCGTACTGATCGTTTGCGACACCGGGAGTTTCTAGCCACTCTTGGTAATAACCATCCATGTATGCGGATCGAATCGTTTTTGTTGTCAGTGCATTCCTTAGCGCTGTCGGACAGATGACGTGTGGCGAGCTGAAGCAAAGTAGATCCAGCTCTTGATTAGCATTAGCCAAAGCTCTTTCATCAATAAATGATTGAGTTGTCTCATTGAACGTCACACTGACGACCACTAAATCACAGGTGCTCATTAGCTCCGGTAGCTCTAAAAATTCAAGCTGATGGGTATCATGTAACGCTTCTTTTGGCGACCTTGCGTGATAGTAAACAGGTTGGTCACTCACTGTGCGTATAAGTGCGAGCAAAGCACGATTAATGTTCCCAAGCCCTACCAGCCCGATTTTTGACCCTGCAAGCTCTTTGTAAGGGGTTTGAAACCAGGTACCTGCTTGCATCTTTTGCCATGAAAAATGAAACCGAGTATTGCGCATTATCATGGTCGCAAAAGCAAACTGAGCCACCGTCTGAGCATTGAGCTTAGGCGTATTCATCACCTCAACACCCTTATTAGAAGCAGCTTTAAGATCGATAAAACTACTTGTGCCAGTACCAAGCACGACAACCAGCTCAAGCACTTGAGCAGCATTTAAAAACTGCTCTGAACAATGTTCAGGACCCCCAATAATGTAATAATGACAATCCACCAGCGCTTCGATGATCTGTTGCTCATCTTTTGGCTCTTTGAGGTGACAGATTTGACAATCTAACTGCGCTAATTGAGTGATATCAACATCGCCAGTAACAAGTAGCTTTTTCATCTTACTTTTCCAAGATACGTGTTACGGCTTCTTTGAGTTTTTCGATTCCTTCATAGAACTCATTATCAGGCTTCATCAAAGAAACGCGGATAAATTGCGTATGCTGCGACTTTGAATTCCAATAAAAGAAACGCCCTGGAAGCACTGCAATATCATGCTCCTTTAGACGTGCTGCGAAACTAACATCGTCGTATCCAGTTGCACTGATGTCGATCCAACACAATGGAAGCTGGCACTTTTCATCATTATCAAAAACCTTTAAGCCTGTACCTGCCAAGGCGTCATTAATGGTTTCACTGCGTCTTCTCACTTCATTTTTAATGGTGGCATCAACACCAAACTTGGCTGTTACGGCAATAAACTCCTTTAACAATGCCAATGCAAAGTTACTGCTACACAGAAAAATCTCTTCATAGAGCAAACGCATAGTGCTACTGATCGCTTCTGAATAAACCATCAGGCTGATTTTGAGATCTTGGGTTGGCCATGTTTTCCCAGTATCTTCAATCACAACGTAATCAATGCCTGATTGTTCTAAGATTTGATAATCATCAAAGTTAGTTTTGCCATAGATCCTAAATGTTCTATCTAATAAAATCGTGATGTTGTGTGCTTTACATTGCTCAACAAGATAGACAAACTCGGACTCTGTCATCTCCAAACCTGTCGGGTTATTTGGATTGACTAGAAACAGTGCATCAATGTCACCACCACTCACTATCTGTGCTAATTGATTTTCATTTTTAAGTGCCAGCTCATCAAACGCACTAATATCAACACCACGACGTTTTAACAGCAGGTATAAATTGTCAAAAGCGGGTTCAATCAATGCGGTACGCTTATTTTCCTTATTGAGCCAAGCTGCGACGATATCAATTGAATTTGAAGCTGTCGGGCATACACTGAAATGAGTACTCGAGTGCAGTGTTGAAGAGTCAATGAGTTCAGCAAATTGGTTTTTAAACGCTTTTTCCATATCAGGGATAGAGCTCTCTATACCTTCTTGCCAATAGCGCTGTAAGTTATTGATGATATCTACATAATGTTCGTTAATATCATGGTATGCATGTCCGTCTGCAAAGTTATAGAGATAACTTAGGCCTTCGACTTCAACTTCAGTCAGACTATCGTAACGATCGGTGTTCATGATGTTTCCTTATCAAATTAATATTGTTAGCTACAGGTTTCATCCTGGACGGCGAGCATAAACTGGCGGTTTACTTGAATACTGAGTGCAATAGACTTTGTATTTCCAAGCAAATGTACTTGCTTGTCACCTATGCGGGTAAATGGGATCCCAATGCGTTTAAGAATGCGTTCAACTGCAGTTGTGGTTACCGTGACGTATTCCTTGATGCCATTTTCAATGGCATAGTCATATATGCCTTGGAATAGCTTCATTGTAATACTGCTACTTTTGTTGGTTTCAGCTTGAGCAAGATGCTTATCTACTGCAAAGCGACTTAACTCATAAACTGATTCAGAAGCAGGTATGGAGTGACCTTCAAGTAAGGTCGGAAAGGTATTTTTAAGCATATACCTTCCCAGAGTCGGCAAAATTCGCCAACATCCATAAATCTGCATGCTATTGTCTGTAACGTAGAGGTACTGCGCATTTGAATAGTCGTATTCATCAGACTCAAGTTGTAGTTCTAACTGCTTACTGGTATGTAGTTCCCACTTTAGACGTTTAACAAAAACCTGATAACGCAAACGACAAATTTGCTGATATTCTTCCTGTGGAATTGAATTATAGTTTACACATTTTGTTACGACTCTCATCGGTAGTTCTCCCCTTACGACGTACCGAAATGAGTATAAAAATTCCAAAGTATTTTGATACCTGTCAGATCTGACAGGTATTGCAAAAAACCGGATTAGCGTAACTTTGTGAGCTGTTCGCAGCAAGTTCGGGGATATTGAAGTGAAAAATGTACAATTACATACTGTATCAACCACAGTCGCGGTTCAGCGCTGACTGATACAGGTTACAGTATACCTATGCACTCACTGACGTGAAAATGAATTTTAAAATCTACAAATAGCACACCTCAGGAATAAATTAATCCAGAAAGAGCAGATGACAGATAGATATTGAGCGAGGAGCAGTTAAGATAAATGCGGCCTAAACTTATCAAACACCTGATTTGAGCTTTATGCGGCTGACTTTAAAATAAGATTCAACGGTTAAATTTAAAACCGAATCCTCTTCTCATAATAAAAAAGCCGCGACACTTTTTGGTATCACGGCTTTAAACTCGTTAAGTGCCAGTAAGTTTATTCAAACTCAATGGTGACAATCTGCTTCTGGCTTTGACCATTACTACTACTGTAAATGTAATAACTAAATGAGTCGCTTGCGCCATTTGCATTGCCATTTGGCGTATAAATAAATTCACCTGAGTATTCGCTGATGGCTACATCTCCGTAGGCAGGCGCATCTGCTAACCCAAATGTGACTCCAGTACCGCCTGGAAGCTTGCCAGCAAAAGCAGCATACTCAGTCGTAGTAAACTTAACATCAAGGCTGTTATCTACTTCAACCGCGCCAAAAATAGTACCGTTGTATCTATCAATCGCTTTATTTTTTCGGACATCTTGTTCGAAGTCGTGATACAACAGCAACTCTTGTTGACAACCTAGTTCCATTTCCTCTTTACAAGCATTTATCTCATCTTTAGATAATGCACGAGTCCATATTACTACATCATCAATATGACCTTTAAAGGTGTTCGTTGTTGTATCTGTCGAACTGAACGCGCCAATACGAAGTGGTACGTGGTTGACTACGTTACGTTTACTACCTAACGCACTACTACCAACGTCCTTGCCGTCAAGATACATTGTCACTCTCGCACTGCCTTCCCAGTCAACAACAACGGCAGCATGATACCAACGTCCGGTAGCAAGTTTTTGACCAGTCGCTTCATAACTTTTTTTACCATTGCTGGCGGCATCATGTTTCCACGTTAAACGGTTTCTTGTGTTAACACTCCACGTCCAGCCTTTATAACCACTGGCACCACCAATTTTCTTGTTAAGAATAATACGAGTTTGATCTTGTGAACCTGGTTCCAAATAGATCCAAGCTTGAGCAGTGAAGTTGTCACCACCGAAGTCAAGTGAACCATCACTAGGGTCACCAAAGTCAACGTAGTCACCATTACCATCAAGCGTTAAGTATGTATTATGCTTTTCAAGCTCTGGTCCGTTCACTAACGTCATCGTGCTCTCGCCTGTTAGATCTTCTAATTCACCGTTAACCATATTGTCAAAGTGATAGTAAGAAACTAGGTTTGAGTTACTTAATGAAGCGCCTAAGTAACGATTTGCCGCGATAGACTCTTGTGATTTTGCGTAATCCCAAATACGAACTTCATCAATATTCGCATCTAACTTCTTGCTAGTACCATCGTTGCCAGAGCCCCATACAAAGTAAACATTACTATCTTTTGCAGCATCTACTTCAGAAATAATTAGTTCACCATCTAAGTATACTGACAACTGCTGAGTCGGCTGATCATAACTCACAGCATAATGCTGCCACTGACCAACAGTGATTGTCTTAGTCGACTTATACGTGGTGTTTGTTGCTTTCACACGTAAACGACCATCAGAGAATATTCTCACCGCAGCCTTTGAAGAGTTTGCGTCTTCTGAAAAAGTGAATAAATTAGAGTTTTCTTCTGGGTTCAACGAGTTCACTTTTACCCACGCTTCAATCGTGTATGAACTGTTTGGATTAAAACCAGAGTCCATAGTTTGAATCATGCTCTGATCGGTACCGTTGATTACAATAGATTGACCAAAACCGTTCATGATAGATAAGTCTTGATGATATGGGCTTTCAACAGGGGTCCACTCACTACACTCAGGGTTACCAAAATCAGTACCATCATGCGGGGTTACACAGAAAGCCACAAAGCTATCAATGTCTTCCAATGACAAGGTGTATGATTGGTAGAATTCACCATCAATAACTTGTGCATCATCATTACTGCCTGTCGCAGATCGATACCACTGATAACGTGAGCTCTCTTCAAAATCACTTTCATGATCAGTATAAGTGTATGACGCTGATACTGTAGATTTACCGATAAAATCGCCAGCTAATATTACCGTAGAAGCCACTGGGGCATTGTTGCCATATGACAGTACCGGTTCGCCACACGCTGCACTGTTACTACATAAGTCAAATGATAACGCGGTTGTGAACGAGTTTTGCGCGATTGTGATTTCCGTTGGTCCCCCAAAGTCTGTGGTGTCATATTGGATCTCTTTTTCGCTGTCTAATAGTGGGCCATAAGAACCTTTTTCAAACATCAAACCTTGGTTACCCATAGTGTAGATGTTATCTGCGGTACAAACCGCTTCTTGCACGTTGTATTCAAACTCAAGCAATTTAAATGGCATTCTGAAAAATGCATTCATTTTCGTGCTGTTAACAAATTTTGATGCAGCATTGACGGTTAATGTCGCGTCAATCATACCGTCGTTATTAACGTCATGCGTAAGCTCTGGCGTAAAGGTAATATCTTCTTCTGGGTCAAAGTAAATCTCAGTGCCATCTTCAAGAACTAAAATAGCCGTAGATTCAATGTTCAACTCAAAGTCTTGATGTAAATCTAGCGCTGCACTTACGAAAGTATCAAGTGTACTGAATTTGTATCTGCGATATAAATCTTCACCAGCTGGTGCAAAATAGTTATCAATACATTGTTCAGACGTTCCTTCCATTGACTCCATGCCGGCTTGTGCGTGCCACTTAGTCCAGTTAGAGCCCCAGTAAATTTCTTCGGATACCCAGTCAGTTAAATCGTGACCAGCTAAGAAACGCAGCTTATCGACTTCTAAACCAATCGCTTTTTCAATCGCTTTTCTTGCGTTTGAAGGCACCTCAGCTAAAGAGTCACGTGTTAGATTCTTAATGAAATAGATGATCTGTTCATTCGTCATGTTTGCAGGAATGAAAGAGATTGTTGTCGCAGTTGGATCTGCTACATCAGTACTGATAATTTCAATACCATTAACTGCACCTTTATGAGCGTATACAACGTCAATAATATCTACGCCATTAACAAAACTCGTGCCATGAGTGATATTGTCACTCACGCCTCTAGCGTGATCTTCCGCTGTCACAACAGATAATTCGTAGAAGTTGTTTTCAATTAATGAAGTTAATTTCTCGTCGCTCAACTCACGCGTTAAATCGTAAACTTCAACACCATCGTCTAACTTGTAACACTGAGAACGATTAAGTGCATTGGCACAGTTGTCACCATATACACCAAATGATTCTGAACCGACAACTTTCTCATAAGAAGCGTAATCGATTTTGGTTTGGCCATTTAATTTTTCAAATAACGCTGACTCGTATTTGATTAAATAATCTTCAAAAATTAACTCAGCCGAGATTTGTACACCTGGAGAAGACGCAATGAAGTTTGCATTTTCACCGACGGTAAACTTGGTTGCTAAATTAACCGGCTGACCTGCTGCAATTTCATCCGGAAATCTTAAATCCATCTCAAGAGGAATGTCAGCTTCAACCCAACCGCCGAATAAGTCCATGCCGCCCACATAATGGATTTTTCCGTGTGATTCAATTCTAATAATTGCAGGATCATCAGGCAGATTTTCTTCTGGCACATTCCAAGTATGTTTAGTTTCAGTTGACGCCCACTGAGGAGAGCTCATACCTAATAATTCAAGTACTGTATTTTCGCCCCAGTAGCTACCTTCACCACTTACATCACCTTCTAACGTAATTTCCATTGAGTCCATATCTAATACGTCAACAGTAATCTGTGCGGTGTCAGTCGTATTGTATTGGTCATACACAATCACTTGTAGTGTGTAAGTTGCGGTTTTTTCAAAATCCAAACGGGAGATGGTCGGGCTAATGCTTAATATACCTGTTTGTGCATCCAATACGAGATCACCATCTTCATTACCGCTCAATATTTGGAACGTAACGAAGTCACCAACATCATTTGCATCGGCTGCAAGTATGCCAATTCCTGTGCCACTGGCAGCAATTTCACTGACAGTAAACGTTTGGTCTTCTATCGTTGGGGCATTATTAACCGTCACTGTTAAACCATCTTGCACTAACATAGTCGCTGAGCCAGACGTAAATACTTTATAAGTTACATTATCGATAACTTGTGTTGTTTCAGAGTCAACCCATTGGTTATTTGCTGCACCAACATAGTCGTCGTTGTCACCTAAAATACGTAAGTTTGAGTTACTACTCACGCTCTTATTAAGTGTAATTGAGTTAGCACCTGAACCACGGATATCAAATACTTCAACGTTACGAACACGAGAAGCTTGAGTTGCAAGGTCTAGATTAATACCTGAACCGTCAAATACTAATGTATCTGTGTTACCGCCTGCATCAATACGAGTGAAGGTGTTGTCAGAAATGTAAATAGTATCTTCACCAGGACCTGCGTAAACAGCATCGGTGCCACCGTTAGTTCGAATGACGTCGTCACCTGTACCTGTAGCAATATTATCTGCTGCCGCTGTGCCAGTGATAGTATCGTCACCGTCTGTGCCCCAAAGAGTCACTAACTTACCGTCACCATTTAGAACGTAAACCGCACCGGTGTTTTCTAAGTTGTTTTTGTTGGCAGAAGGCGCACCAAATTGAATGTCTTTGATACCGTCGCCATTGATGTCACCAGCACTTGCTATGAATTGCCCAAGTTGCTCGCCACCATTACCTTCAGAGTAAAAACCTTGTTGGGTTTCAATGATCTCACTAAGATAAACAGGCTCTGTACCTGCGCGGCCATAAACAGCGTATACCCGGCCCTTGTTATCCTCTGCAAACGGGTCACCGATAATGATGTCGTCAAAGCCGTCGCCATTTAAGTCACCTGCACCACCGATTGAACCTAAAATAACTTGTAAGTCACTATGGCCGATATTTGAAGCGTCATTGTGTATTACAAAACCGCCATTGCCATTGGCAATATCCGCAAGGTTGATTTCATCAACAACGTTAACACCACCAAAGATGATGTAAGCACGAGGGTGATCAATACCTGAGCAACAACCAGTGTCTGTCAACAATAACGCAATATCGTCAACACCATCTGCGTTCACATCACCTACGTGAGACGTGGTAAATGAAGGTAGTGCATCAAGAGTTGCATTACCAAAATCGAAACCATAATTGCCGCTGCCTTGTGGCGTGATCTTTATGCCATTGCCTGCGGATTTAATACTGTTATATTTAACAGCCTCTCCGCCTATACGGCCATAAACAACATAACTTGTACCAGAGGTATCAACAAATAAACCGTGGCTAACAATAAAGTCTGTTAAGCCATCGCTATTAAAGTCACCCGTTGGTAAAACTTGTGCGCCATAATACCAGTCGCTAAATAACTTTCGGCTTGGACGAGTAATCGCAAAACCTTGCTCGTTGTAGTCTGTTGCAACATTAGCTAACTGAACAACATTGTTGTCTTTTTTACCGTAAACAACATACGCTAGGTTTGGATCAGCTGTACCATCTTCAAGTAAATCTCTTAATGCAAAAGAGCCTGTGCCTGCTAAGAAACGCGTAACCGTTTCACCAATAACAATATCCCCCAGACCGTCACCATTCACATCGCCAACGACTAACGTACCACCAGCATAGTCTTCAGTGTATGCACCATGAATAGCAAAACCGTAATCGCTCCCACCCGCGTTCATATCAGACAATGGAATATAGTTAGTACCAGTTTTACCAAATACAACATATACTGAACCAGAGTAGTCGCCATTGGTTCCCGCGTAAGGCGCACCAACTACTACATCTGATAATCCGTCGCCGTTAATATCAACGCCACCAGCAACAGCAAAACCTGCGTTGTCGCCAGACTCAGCTCCCATGATACCAAAACCACGAGTACCACCGATCACTTCTGTTAATGATGGGAATGTGCCCGTTGCATCACTGAAAAGAACGTAAGCTGCACCGTTATCTTCGTACATAAAGGTGCCATCATTTCTATAAACATCTGCTTGAGGAGCGCCGACAATAATATCGTCGAAACCGTCACCGTTTACATCCCCTGCTGGGGCGACTGACCAACCAGCCCAGTCATCGGCTGCTAGACCATCAATGGATTGCGCATTGTTGTTTAATGAATCATTAATGTCAGTAACATTAATCGTAACTGGCATATCATAATGATTACCCGCGCCATCTGTTGCACGAACTGTCAATGAATACTGGTTATTCCCTAGTTCAAAATCTAATTGCGTTTGGTCAGCAACTTTAATTTCACCTTTAACCGGATCAACTGAGAATACCCCGGCGTCGTTACCAGAGACGATTTCATAGCTATAATGTTCTAGTGGAATATCCCAGCGACCCGCTTCAAAGACTTGATAATGCAGTTCAAACTCACCAAATCGATTTGGTACCACACTTTCATTATCACCATGCAAATATCCTTGCAGTAACATAGGCGCGACGAAATTGAAGCGTACCGCCGCATCAACGATGTCTTTATCTATTCCTACTGGTTGAACGAATACAACCGGGTTGTTATAAGATTTTGAAAAATTTATAGAAAATGGCGCTTCACTGCCTGAATCAGTGACTTTGATGACGCCCGTTTCACCCACAATCGCCAAGCTTTCTGTAAATAAAAAGCCAGAGCCTTGTAGTGCGAAGACATTGACGTTTTCAGCCGCATGGGCGTCATCATCTATGTTATCAATGTGCACTTTTATACGGTTTGCAGAGACTTCATCAATCGCCACACCGCTT
This genomic window from Pseudoalteromonas luteoviolacea contains:
- a CDS encoding LamG-like jellyroll fold domain-containing protein, whose translation is MMRTKLCLALLTLGVTVPNSAQATMAPLTIHVDENTKTNTTIGKVSFVDGVSDKTVRLEVGKTDIKNWVTNGEAFEPISFASSFTQAPIVFGQIQSNSDYAVEYEVSTYSYSGLTSKNNNRLLMRHRLDNVSAQGFEAVLESELDKKGTSVIQSFTNTGEGETLGWIAFAEPISAFWNDKPFEVASTGTAVTHQVHGHAFSAPITETPTILTSLTSYNGTSQSGVAIDEVSANRIKVHIDNIDDDAHAAENVNVFALQGSGFLFTESLAIVGETGVIKVTDSGSEAPFSINFSKSYNNPVVFVQPVGIDKDIVDAAVRFNFVAPMLLQGYLHGDNESVVPNRFGEFELHYQVFEAGRWDIPLEHYSYEIVSGNDAGVFSVDPVKGEIKVADQTQLDFELGNNQYSLTVRATDGAGNHYDMPVTINVTDINDSLNNNAQSIDGLAADDWAGWSVAPAGDVNGDGFDDIIVGAPQADVYRNDGTFMYEDNGAAYVLFSDATGTFPSLTEVIGGTRGFGIMGAESGDNAGFAVAGGVDINGDGLSDVVVGAPYAGTNGDYSGSVYVVFGKTGTNYIPLSDMNAGGSDYGFAIHGAYTEDYAGGTLVVGDVNGDGLGDIVIGETVTRFLAGTGSFALRDLLEDGTADPNLAYVVYGKKDNNVVQLANVATDYNEQGFAITRPSRKLFSDWYYGAQVLPTGDFNSDGLTDFIVSHGLFVDTSGTSYVVYGRIGGEAVKYNSIKSAGNGIKITPQGSGNYGFDFGNATLDALPSFTTSHVGDVNADGVDDIALLLTDTGCCSGIDHPRAYIIFGGVNVVDEINLADIANGNGGFVIHNDASNIGHSDLQVILGSIGGAGDLNGDGFDDIIIGDPFAEDNKGRVYAVYGRAGTEPVYLSEIIETQQGFYSEGNGGEQLGQFIASAGDINGDGIKDIQFGAPSANKNNLENTGAVYVLNGDGKLVTLWGTDGDDTITGTAAADNIATGTGDDVIRTNGGTDAVYAGPGEDTIYISDNTFTRIDAGGNTDTLVFDGSGINLDLATQASRVRNVEVFDIRGSGANSITLNKSVSSNSNLRILGDNDDYVGAANNQWVDSETTQVIDNVTYKVFTSGSATMLVQDGLTVTVNNAPTIEDQTFTVSEIAASGTGIGILAADANDVGDFVTFQILSGNEDGDLVLDAQTGILSISPTISRLDFEKTATYTLQVIVYDQYNTTDTAQITVDVLDMDSMEITLEGDVSGEGSYWGENTVLELLGMSSPQWASTETKHTWNVPEENLPDDPAIIRIESHGKIHYVGGMDLFGGWVEADIPLEMDLRFPDEIAAGQPVNLATKFTVGENANFIASSPGVQISAELIFEDYLIKYESALFEKLNGQTKIDYASYEKVVGSESFGVYGDNCANALNRSQCYKLDDGVEVYDLTRELSDEKLTSLIENNFYELSVVTAEDHARGVSDNITHGTSFVNGVDIIDVVYAHKGAVNGIEIISTDVADPTATTISFIPANMTNEQIIYFIKNLTRDSLAEVPSNARKAIEKAIGLEVDKLRFLAGHDLTDWVSEEIYWGSNWTKWHAQAGMESMEGTSEQCIDNYFAPAGEDLYRRYKFSTLDTFVSAALDLHQDFELNIESTAILVLEDGTEIYFDPEEDITFTPELTHDVNNDGMIDATLTVNAASKFVNSTKMNAFFRMPFKLLEFEYNVQEAVCTADNIYTMGNQGLMFEKGSYGPLLDSEKEIQYDTTDFGGPTEITIAQNSFTTALSFDLCSNSAACGEPVLSYGNNAPVASTVILAGDFIGKSTVSASYTYTDHESDFEESSRYQWYRSATGSNDDAQVIDGEFYQSYTLSLEDIDSFVAFCVTPHDGTDFGNPECSEWTPVESPYHQDLSIMNGFGQSIVINGTDQSMIQTMDSGFNPNSSYTIEAWVKVNSLNPEENSNLFTFSEDANSSKAAVRIFSDGRLRVKATNTTYKSTKTITVGQWQHYAVSYDQPTQQLSVYLDGELIISEVDAAKDSNVYFVWGSGNDGTSKKLDANIDEVRIWDYAKSQESIAANRYLGASLSNSNLVSYYHFDNMVNGELEDLTGESTMTLVNGPELEKHNTYLTLDGNGDYVDFGDPSDGSLDFGGDNFTAQAWIYLEPGSQDQTRIILNKKIGGASGYKGWTWSVNTRNRLTWKHDAASNGKKSYEATGQKLATGRWYHAAVVVDWEGSARVTMYLDGKDVGSSALGSKRNVVNHVPLRIGAFSSTDTTTNTFKGHIDDVVIWTRALSKDEINACKEEMELGCQQELLLYHDFEQDVRKNKAIDRYNGTIFGAVEVDNSLDVKFTTTEYAAFAGKLPGGTGVTFGLADAPAYGDVAISEYSGEFIYTPNGNANGASDSFSYYIYSSSNGQSQKQIVTIEFE